The Abditibacteriaceae bacterium sequence TTTGTCACATTGCAGCGCCCGCCGCCTGCGACAAGAATCTTCGCGCCGATTTTGGTTTGCCCATCCAGCAGCAGCACTTTAGCGCGGCGTCCATCTTTTTGCGGCGCGGCGGCGGCAATTGCGGCCATCAAACCGGCTGCACCCGCGCCGACAATTAAAACGTCCCATTGGCTATTCACAGTTTCAGTATCGCAATTTGCAGTACGGTCGAAATCGACCGTACTTTTCAAGGAACACGATGCCCGAAGGCCCCGAAGTGCGGCGCTATGCCGCGATGCTTGCCGAAGTTCTCGATAATCAGGAGATTGTTGAAGTCGCGGCGCGCACCAAAGAAGCGCGGCGCTGGCTCGAAGCACGCCCAGAGATTTTCGCGGGACGCAGGGTGCAAAGCGTGCGAGCGCGCGGCAAGCACCTGGTCATTCGTGTTGATGAATTCTTTTTTCATTCACATTTGATGATGTGGGGCCGCTGGCAGGTTTTAGAGCGCCCCACAGAATTCGACATCGACGGAGCGTGGAAGCCCGACCGCCGCGAACGCGCGCGGATTCTTACCAAATCGCACGCAGCGGTTTTGTTCTCCGCCCCGATTTTTGAAGTCGGCGAAGGCGAGCCGTTCCAAGTCGTGGAGAATTTGCATTCGCTCGGCCCTGACACGCTGCCTTACCCCGACGAGCCACCGTTCGACGCCAAAGAGTGGAAGCGCCGCATGAAATTGCCCGTGAACATCACGCGTGAAATTGGCGCGGTGCTGCTCGACCAGCGCATTTGCTGCGGCATCGGCAACTATCTGCGCGCTGAAATTTTGTTCAAATGCCAGATCGACCCGTGGAAGCGCGTCGAAGAACTCAAACCCAAAGAATGGAAATGCCTCGCGCAGCAAATTCCCGAGATTTGCGCGTATGCCTACGCACACGGCGGCGCAACCGCGCCGGAAACCGACCGCGAGCGAATGCGTAGCGATGATTCGCTGGTTTATGCGCCGAACCGCGAATGGGGCACACGTCACTGGGTTTTTCGGCGCACCAATTTGCCGTGTCTGGTGTGCGGTGAAGCGGTGCGACAAAAACGGCAAACGACGTGGGTGCGCGGCGCCGATGACGACAATGATTTGGACGATGGCGAACTGCAAAAAGCACCCGATGCCAAACACGCCGAAGACAAAACGCGCATCATTTATTTTTGCCCGCAGTGCCAGAACACTTCGATTGAACTGCCGCCGATTCGCAAGAAAAAGAGTACGGTCGAAGTCGACCGTACTTAAACTCGCGCATGAATAGAACGCCCTGCCAGGGAAGCAACAGTTAGTAGCAACTCGCCCGGATCAACCGGTTTGGGAATATGAATCTGAAAGCCCGCCGACAGCGCCCGCAAGCGGTCGGTAGCAGCGGTGCGAGCCGTGAGAGCAATAGCGGGAACCTTTTCGAAAGGCGTGCCTGCAGAGGTGTCGCGTTCGCGCTCCAGTTCGCGCACA is a genomic window containing:
- a CDS encoding DNA-formamidopyrimidine glycosylase family protein; the encoded protein is MPEGPEVRRYAAMLAEVLDNQEIVEVAARTKEARRWLEARPEIFAGRRVQSVRARGKHLVIRVDEFFFHSHLMMWGRWQVLERPTEFDIDGAWKPDRRERARILTKSHAAVLFSAPIFEVGEGEPFQVVENLHSLGPDTLPYPDEPPFDAKEWKRRMKLPVNITREIGAVLLDQRICCGIGNYLRAEILFKCQIDPWKRVEELKPKEWKCLAQQIPEICAYAYAHGGATAPETDRERMRSDDSLVYAPNREWGTRHWVFRRTNLPCLVCGEAVRQKRQTTWVRGADDDNDLDDGELQKAPDAKHAEDKTRIIYFCPQCQNTSIELPPIRKKKSTVEVDRT